The Phormidium yuhuli AB48 DNA window GGCGTTTCTGGCCCAGTATCCCGATGATGGCCGGCGCTATGAACTGATTGAAGGGGAAATGATTGCGGTGTTACCGACGGGGCCTCATGAGGAGATTGCGGGGTTGTTGGTGGCGGAGTTTAATGTGGCGATTCGTCGGGGGGGACGTCCGTATATGATTCCCCGGGCTTGTTTGTTGAAACCGCAAGCGCCGCGATCAGGGTATCAGCCGGATGTGGCGGTGTGCGATCGCCGTCAACTACGCCAGGAACCTCTCTGGAATACGGCTTCTGTGATTGAGTCGGGGGTAACGGTTCCGCTGGTGGTGGAGGTTGTCAGCACGAATTGGCGGGATGATTACGGCCACAAACTGATTGAGTATGAGGCGATGGGGATTCAGGAGTATTGGCTCGTTGATTATCGGGCCTTGGGTGGGGTGCGGTATATCGGAAGGCCGAAGCAACCGACGATTACGATCGCAAATTTGGTTGAGGGGGAGTATCAGTTACAGCAATTCAGACAGGGGGATATGTTGGTTTCAAGGGTTTTTCCGGAGTTACGGTTGACGGTGGATGAGGTGTTGGGAGCGATTGAATCTTAAATCTTACTGATGGGGCGATCGCAACAGGTGGATCGCCCAATTAAATTTACTCGTCGCCAGTTAGTTGTTCTTTAAGGCGGGCGATCGCTGCTGCATCGAGTTTGACTTTCACTTCCAACAATTGGGGTTTATCCCGGAAGACGAGTAAGCCTTTTTCGTTATTGACAACACATTGAATCTCGGGCTGAGTCAGTTCTACGGTCTCAAACTTAACTTGGGGTAAACTGACGCGAATGGCAACATTAGGGCGAGATTTGGGATAAACAAACAGTTGCTGCTGCCGAGTTTCCAGTTCTAGGGTTCCGGCGGTAATGTTGTGGGGGGCCTCTTCCTCGGGTTTGCGCCAGTATACCGTGATGCCCTTGAGTTCCGGCTCGGCGATGGCAAACCGCTCATCAAACCGTTGGGGTTCCCAGTCGAGTTGGCCCACCTCCTCGCCGTCGGGAACGATGCGTTGTTGCCAGAGAACAGTTTTGCCACTGAGTTTTGACCACCATTGACGAATGGCATCGAGATTGGCGCTATTCTCGGGATGTTCGCTGCCGTATTGCCAAGTCAGTTTGGAGTCCATAGGGATATCTCGCTTGTGAAAGTTTGGGATAATTATCTATCTGTATCTTACAAATTTTTCCCGGAATACCCGTTAAGGCTCATTTATGCCATTACCGATTGTGCATCATCCTGATTATGTGGCCCCTCTGCCGCCGGGTCATCGGTTCCCGATGCAGAAGTTCTCCCAACTCTACAGCTATCTGTTACGTCAGGGAATCGCGACGGCGGAGCAGATTCATGTTCCCCGTTTACCGCCTCGGGAGGTGTTGGAATGGCTACATGAGGGGGAGTATGTGGACGGCTATTTGACGGGAACTTTGCCGGAGAAGGCGCAACGGCGGATTGGACTTCCCTGGAGTGCGGAGTTGGCACGGCGTACTTGTTTGGCGGTGGGGGGAACTCTGTTGACGGCTGAGTTGGCGTTGGAGCAGGGGTTAGCGTGTAATACGGTGGGGGGAACTCATCATGCGTTTCCCGGGTTTGGTTCGGGATTTTGTATTTTTAATGATTTGGCGATCGCGGCCCGGTTTGTGCAGAAGCGAGGCTTGGCGCGGCGGGTGTTGATTGTGGATTTGGATGTGCATCAGGGGGATGGAACGGCGGTGATGTTCCAGGGGGATGAGACGGTGTTTACCTTCTCGATGCACTGTGGGGTGAATTTCCCGAGTCGCAAGCAAGTCAGTGATTTGGATGTGTCGCTGCGGGAGGGGATGGAGGATGATGAGTATTTACAAACTTTGGCTCAGTATTTGCCGGATTTGTTGTCTCAGGTGAAGCCGGATTTGGTGCTGTATGATGCTGGGGTGGACCCCCATGTGGGCGATCGATTGGGGAAGTTGGCCCTGACGGATACGGGGATTTTTCGCCGGGAGATGCAGGTGTTGGGGACTTGTTTGGGGGCGGGGTATCCGGTGGCTTGTGTGATTGGTGGGGGCTATAGTACGGATTTTGCGGCTCTCACCTATCGTCATAGTCTCTTGCATCGGGTGGCGAGTGATCTGTTTCGTCAGTATCGTTTGGGCTGAGGGGGCGATCGCACTGATTCAGGCTGCACCAGTATACTAAGGGGATAACGATACCAAGGACTGCTCTATGCAATGGATGACTAGACAAGGACTTATCGGGGCGATCGCCTTCTGTTGGGGGCTGCTGATGCTCCTGGTTCCGGGACAGGCCTGGGCCGATGAAGCCCCGACATCGACCAACTTAACCGATTTGGGCATTTCCGAGATTACGGACTCAGGCTCCATCTCGTCGGAAAAAGTGAGTCAATTCGCCAGCGCCTATATGGGGATTGTGGACTTGATTAGTGGCCGCAGTGAGGAATTGCAACAGGCGGAAACCGCTGAAGAGTACAACCAATTGGAACAGGAATTGGAAGCGGCGGCGATCGAGATTATCCAAGAAACGGGTTTGACTCCCCCGGAATACTTGCAATTGTTAACCCTAGCGGACACCGATGCGGAGTTTAGTGAACGAGTCGCCACACAAATTCAAGATACTGAAGAGTGAGGCTCGTTGAGACTGGGGGGGAACATCCCCCCAAGTCCAGGGGTTTAACGGGCCGAGGAAGATTGGGCTAAATCATCAATGAGTCGTTGTAGGTCGTTCGCATCGGCGTTGTAGACCTCCTTGCAAAACTCACAGGTGGCTTCGGCCCCACCATCTTTGTCAATCATATCCTCCAACTCACTGACACCGAGAAGTTTGAGAGCGCCCAGCATTCGGTCCCAGGAACAGCCACAATGGAAGCGCAACATCTGCACTCCGGGGAGAATCTTCAGGTCTAAATCCCCTAAGAGGGTCTCGAAAATGGCGTTGAGGGTTTTTTTCTGTTTTAGGAGTGGGGTAAAGCCAGAGAGTCCCCCTAATCTCGACTCTAGGGTGGCGATGAGGGCATCGTCCCGGGCGGCTTTGGGTAGCACTTGCAGCAGTAATCCCCCGGACGCGGTGACCCCTTCTGAGCCGACGAAGACCCCGAGAACTAGGGCGGAGGGGGTTTGTTCGGAGGTTCCTAGATAGTGGGTCACGTCGTCGCCGATTTCCCCAGATACCAGTTCGACGGTACTGGAGTAGGGATAGCCGTAACCGACATCCCGGATGACATAGAGAAAGCCATTGGGTCCCACGGCTTGGCCCACATCGAGTTTCCCTCGGGAGTTGGGGGGAAGTTCGACGTCGGGATTGTTGACATAGCCGCGTACGGTTCCATCCATCCCCGCATCTACGAGAATCCCCCCCAGGGGACCGTCCCCTTTGACTCGCAGGTTGACCCGGGAGTCGGGGTTTTTCATGTTGGAGGCGAGGAGTAGGCCGGCACTCATGGTTCGACCGAGTGCAGCGGTGGCGACGTAGGAGAGTTGATGGCGTTGTCGGGCTTCTTCTGTGAGTCGGGTGGTGATGACCCCGACGCAGCGAATGCCACCATTGGCTGCGGTTGCGCGAATAAGCTGGTCTGCCATGAAAGTCTGGATTGATGAAGTCTTTACTTATTGTAATGATTCCTGGCACTGGGACGGGGGCGATCGCGTCTTGGGGGAGGATTGACCCCCCACAAAGGTCTGGATGAGAGATAATGGGGGGGATATGGTTTGATATCGCTCGCAAGACATAGGGTTAGTATGTTTGGAAGCTTCCAACAGAGTCAGTTACGGATTGAGGTGGATGCGTCTGCGGAGGCGATCGCCCAGAGTTTACTGGAACCGGGTCAGATTCAGAAGTGGCTGGCCCCGCAGCAACTTTCCCCTGGACTGCCGCCGAAACTCCATCAGGATTTGAAATTTACCAGTTCCCTCGGCCCGATTACGATTCAGCATCAGGTTGAGGTGGCTAATGACCATTGCTTACGGATGATTCTCAGTCAGGGAATTGACGGCTTCCATGAGTGGTATTGGGGCGATGGCTGGGTGCAGTCTCGCTTAGAGGGGGTTTCGCTGCTGCCGTTAAATCTGGGTCAAACTCTCAGTTTATGGCGTTTGCGAGAGGTGTTGACGGCTGCCAAGGCTGCAAAGACTGAGGAACGGGGTGAGTTGTAGAGGTGTTCTTATCTAAAAAACAGGTCTTCTGGGGTGAACGTGATCATGATGCAGACTGAAAAAATGTCAAGAGAGATTCGCCTACCCATTAGTCATCTTCAGTCTGAGTTGGGGGGTCAGTATCTGCTAGAATTGGAGGACTTCGTTGGAGGTTATGGGCGAGGAATTAGCTGATCGAATAAAGCAATCTATCCCCTTGACCATCCAACCAACGGAGTTCGTTTCATTGTTTATTCCTCTCCATGGTTGGTATTGACGAATCCCGTCCCTTTCTTCCCGTCAACATTGCTATTTTGACCATCTCCGACAGCCGTACTTTAGAGACGGACAAGTCGGGACAGATTTTAGTGGAACGCTTGCAAGCCGCCGGACATCAGTTACTGGAACGGCGGCTGGTTCCCGATGAACGGGAGACGATTGTGGCGGTGTTGTGGGAGTGGGTGAAACATCCCCAGGTGGATGTGGTGATTACGACGGGGGGGACGGGAATTACCGGTCGAGATGTGACCCCGGAGGCGTTGGCGGAGGTTTGCGAGAAGGAGATTCCCGGCTTTGGGGAACTGTTCCGCCGCATTAGTTATGAGACGATTGGGGTCTCGGCGTTGCAGTCGCGGGCCACGGCGGGAGTGGCTCAGGGGACGTATCTCTTTGCGTTACCAGGGTCGTCGGGGGCCTGTCGTGATGGCTGGGATGAGATTCTGCGTTGGCAGTTGGATAGTCGTTATCGTCCTTGTAATTTAGTGTCGTTGATGCCGCGTTTGTTGGAGGCGTGAGGGGGAGTTGTTCCATCACCTCGCAAGCTTGTATAGCAGTTTGCGACAGCTTCTCTGGATCTAAACTCCACCAAATCAAGGCACAAGTATCTAGGACAATGCTTAACTCTCTTGCCATTCCTCTACCGTGGGTTGAGTCAAATCTTCAAAATACTGAACTTTTCCCCTCAGTTCCCCAAATAGCTCTGCTGTTGTTGGAGATTTCTGATAGGGAGAAATTTTAAGAATTGGCTGACTATCTTCGGTCACTAAAACTTCCTCGCCTTCTGACTGAATTTGCTCTAGGATTTCTAGGAAGTTATCTGTAATCTCACTCTTGTCAATAGTTTTCATGGTTGAATGCTTGTATTTTTCTAGTGAACGCTTTTCGCTTAGTGTCTTATCTCTTCTTTTCCTTCTACGTGATTATGAGTTCCATAGTATCGCAACAGGAGTTTATCATCCTGTTTCTCACAGCTAATTCGCTTACTCAAGTTTACACGAAAATGGTCAATTTTTTTGTTCTTAGGAGTTCCTTGATAGCGAGTGTAGTGAAACCTAGAATTCAGAACGCTTGTGTCTCCTTGAGAGTCTATTAAAAGTTTTGACACGTTCACTAAATCTTCTTGAACCCTAAAGCGCTCAATAGCACTGGTAATCGCCTTATAATCTGCCTTAAAGGAATCTCGATAGGCAAGATAGGGTAACTCCAGTAATTCTAAGGATAGGAGTTTCACTTTACATTGATTCCAGACTAATTGTCCCCAAAGTGAAAGCGTAACGTCTGGTTCTCCAGCAGGATAAATCATGGATTCTGGAATCCCTTGTAACGCTTCCATGGAGATGGTTGCTCCCGCCGCCATCAATGCCAGTTCTTGTTTATAGCAACTGAGTCCTTCGTAATCAACGGTAATCGGAAGTCGTGGAATGGTTATAAGTTCTGACCGTTCTCCTTCAAAAATATAGATAATTTCGTCAGCGTAAAACATACCAATGGTATTTAAGTAGCCTTGGAGACTCTTGAAGCCGCCAACGAGATTAAAACAAATTTTTGATTGTGGGTTATCCCGTAAAGGTTTAATCGTTTCTTCGAGCCAGCCAATAAGATTGTCTATGCCATCAGAAAATGTTTGAGTGCTGACTGTGGATAAGTTATCTGGTGCATAACTATCAACTAAAAGTCCTTGGGACAGAAGAAAGTCTTTGACAATCTGTGCGGTGGTAATTCCCTGATAGGTATCTGTTGCAATCAACCAATGAAAGTCACCGGGTCTGGATTCTCCGGCTAGGTCATCATGGTAAAATCCATAAATTCCATTTAGTTCAGCACTAGCACGACGAATGGCTTGGATATTACTGTCTTGGAGTTTTTGAATGGCTCGCTCTCTCAAAATCGATATGATTTGTCGAACTTCACTATCATCTGGAAGTTCAGTGTCTTTAAGGTTGGCACTATCTCGTAATTGTGGATACCAGGTTTTTTCCTCACTGTTGGTGCGATTGATTTGATTGGTTAGTAGGCTGGTTCCGATGGTGGATAAAATTGTGGTTGACATACTTAGCAGTCCTTTGAGGTTTCTTTACAGTCTGAAGGGTGTTGGCGAGGTTGATACTGACTATATCCCATTCCGAGCCGAGTCTTGACACCGGTTCCGCAAAAGTTGCTATAGTGAACGAGTAAGTTGGCGACTTGGCTGATGAGCGGGTCGGTGCGTTGGGGGATTTGTAAGGTGATTTCGCCGACAAATCCGGTGACGAAGGAGCGATAGACTTGAAAACGGGTACTTCTGATATTGTGGTATTTTAGGGCGATCGCCTCTTCTAAGTAGTCTAGCAGGTCGTAACTGCCAAGATAGACAGGACCAAATTCATTCCAGCGATCGAGCCAACTCTGAACGAGCAGACGCGGTACAGGAAGGGGAAGGTAAATTCGTTTTTGGGAGAAGCTGGTGGGGGTGAGGAATTTGAGGTTGAATTGTCGCTCGGGTTCGGGTTCGTTGGCGATGAGTTCTGTATAGAGTTGGTCGTAACTGGTGATATCGTGGTGGCGATCGCACACCTGGAATTGAGACCCCAAAAATTCTAAGGTGTCCCCTAAGTCTAGGTTAAAAATGGCTTTGGAGGTCGTCTCAGATAAGCCAGACAGGGAGAGGTGATAGGGGTTTTCGGGATGAAAGGTGACAAATTCGGAGGTACGGGTGGCGGAACCGATGAATCCGGAAAAGGTCAAGCTGGGGGTTTGTTGTCCTCCCATGTCTAACCCCAGTCGTTCGTGGAGCTGTTTCACCAGTTCGAGGTGGTAGCTACGGGGGAGAACGGCGGTCTCGGATGGGGTTAGGGTCCAGTGCGATCGGATAAGCATGATGATGATAGCGAGTTCACTCAGGGAATTTTCCTAAAATGAATTCAGCACCCATGAAAAATTATGTTTTTTAAAATTTAGCCTATATTGCATGACATTTTATTTTATGAAGTGGCTAGGTAGCGCAACTTATCTCGAAAGTAGCAGAAACTAGGAGACTGGTTGGCATCTACATTCATATAAGGGGAAATGGTCTTCGCCCACTCTGTTTTTTGTTTACCAATTGCTTGCCACCCTTGTTTAGTTAATTGTTTAGAACCACCCGGAAATAAGGCGTCAGCCAACTTTTCCCATGTCCCACAAATTTCATCACTGCTATATTCATTAAGTACGACATCTTTTGCATTTGGGTACGCCTTTTTAATAGCATTAGTATCTCCCAAAAACCAAGCTTCTCCTTCTTCAATGGCAATGCAGAAATAAGTACTTGGTGGAATCATACATTTTTCTAAACAGTCAAACAGTTCTCTGCGAAATTCACTCAGGCAACGATCATCAAGGTCACAGATAACAATTAACACTGCATGATAGTTAGCAGGATAATTAGAAAAAGTTTTGCCAAAGCCTTGGATTAGCTTTGGAAGTTGGTCAAGTAATATACGCTTACTTGGATCTGATGAAGGTTTTAATCCCTTAGGAATCCGTCCGATACCCTTATAAAAATTAATTTTAAATGTATTTTTATCGCTAATATCGATAATTTTGGGAATTATAATGTCAAGAGCCGTTTTTCCAGAAATATCTTCAACAAGAATTTCAAAATGCATGAGTCTACCGTTGATCTAAATAGTCGCTATACCAAAGATTACCAAGTGGCAAGCCTTCAGAAACCAAATTTTGAATCAGAGTATCTTCACTTGCACGTTTT harbors:
- a CDS encoding histone deacetylase family protein translates to MPLPIVHHPDYVAPLPPGHRFPMQKFSQLYSYLLRQGIATAEQIHVPRLPPREVLEWLHEGEYVDGYLTGTLPEKAQRRIGLPWSAELARRTCLAVGGTLLTAELALEQGLACNTVGGTHHAFPGFGSGFCIFNDLAIAARFVQKRGLARRVLIVDLDVHQGDGTAVMFQGDETVFTFSMHCGVNFPSRKQVSDLDVSLREGMEDDEYLQTLAQYLPDLLSQVKPDLVLYDAGVDPHVGDRLGKLALTDTGIFRREMQVLGTCLGAGYPVACVIGGGYSTDFAALTYRHSLLHRVASDLFRQYRLG
- a CDS encoding CRISPR-associated protein, with protein sequence MSTTILSTIGTSLLTNQINRTNSEEKTWYPQLRDSANLKDTELPDDSEVRQIISILRERAIQKLQDSNIQAIRRASAELNGIYGFYHDDLAGESRPGDFHWLIATDTYQGITTAQIVKDFLLSQGLLVDSYAPDNLSTVSTQTFSDGIDNLIGWLEETIKPLRDNPQSKICFNLVGGFKSLQGYLNTIGMFYADEIIYIFEGERSELITIPRLPITVDYEGLSCYKQELALMAAGATISMEALQGIPESMIYPAGEPDVTLSLWGQLVWNQCKVKLLSLELLELPYLAYRDSFKADYKAITSAIERFRVQEDLVNVSKLLIDSQGDTSVLNSRFHYTRYQGTPKNKKIDHFRVNLSKRISCEKQDDKLLLRYYGTHNHVEGKEEIRH
- the hslO gene encoding Hsp33 family molecular chaperone HslO, whose protein sequence is MADQLIRATAANGGIRCVGVITTRLTEEARQRHQLSYVATAALGRTMSAGLLLASNMKNPDSRVNLRVKGDGPLGGILVDAGMDGTVRGYVNNPDVELPPNSRGKLDVGQAVGPNGFLYVIRDVGYGYPYSSTVELVSGEIGDDVTHYLGTSEQTPSALVLGVFVGSEGVTASGGLLLQVLPKAARDDALIATLESRLGGLSGFTPLLKQKKTLNAIFETLLGDLDLKILPGVQMLRFHCGCSWDRMLGALKLLGVSELEDMIDKDGGAEATCEFCKEVYNADANDLQRLIDDLAQSSSAR
- the cas6 gene encoding CRISPR system precrRNA processing endoribonuclease RAMP protein Cas6, with translation MLIRSHWTLTPSETAVLPRSYHLELVKQLHERLGLDMGGQQTPSLTFSGFIGSATRTSEFVTFHPENPYHLSLSGLSETTSKAIFNLDLGDTLEFLGSQFQVCDRHHDITSYDQLYTELIANEPEPERQFNLKFLTPTSFSQKRIYLPLPVPRLLVQSWLDRWNEFGPVYLGSYDLLDYLEEAIALKYHNIRSTRFQVYRSFVTGFVGEITLQIPQRTDPLISQVANLLVHYSNFCGTGVKTRLGMGYSQYQPRQHPSDCKETSKDC
- a CDS encoding DUF4168 domain-containing protein; amino-acid sequence: MQWMTRQGLIGAIAFCWGLLMLLVPGQAWADEAPTSTNLTDLGISEITDSGSISSEKVSQFASAYMGIVDLISGRSEELQQAETAEEYNQLEQELEAAAIEIIQETGLTPPEYLQLLTLADTDAEFSERVATQIQDTEE
- a CDS encoding Uma2 family endonuclease codes for the protein MVAVQTQPLEFEAFLAQYPDDGRRYELIEGEMIAVLPTGPHEEIAGLLVAEFNVAIRRGGRPYMIPRACLLKPQAPRSGYQPDVAVCDRRQLRQEPLWNTASVIESGVTVPLVVEVVSTNWRDDYGHKLIEYEAMGIQEYWLVDYRALGGVRYIGRPKQPTITIANLVEGEYQLQQFRQGDMLVSRVFPELRLTVDEVLGAIES
- the moaB gene encoding molybdenum cofactor biosynthesis protein B, with translation MVGIDESRPFLPVNIAILTISDSRTLETDKSGQILVERLQAAGHQLLERRLVPDERETIVAVLWEWVKHPQVDVVITTGGTGITGRDVTPEALAEVCEKEIPGFGELFRRISYETIGVSALQSRATAGVAQGTYLFALPGSSGACRDGWDEILRWQLDSRYRPCNLVSLMPRLLEA
- a CDS encoding DUF4276 family protein, giving the protein MHFEILVEDISGKTALDIIIPKIIDISDKNTFKINFYKGIGRIPKGLKPSSDPSKRILLDQLPKLIQGFGKTFSNYPANYHAVLIVICDLDDRCLSEFRRELFDCLEKCMIPPSTYFCIAIEEGEAWFLGDTNAIKKAYPNAKDVVLNEYSSDEICGTWEKLADALFPGGSKQLTKQGWQAIGKQKTEWAKTISPYMNVDANQSPSFCYFRDKLRYLATS
- a CDS encoding type II toxin-antitoxin system Phd/YefM family antitoxin, which translates into the protein MKTIDKSEITDNFLEILEQIQSEGEEVLVTEDSQPILKISPYQKSPTTAELFGELRGKVQYFEDLTQPTVEEWQES